The following proteins come from a genomic window of Lolium rigidum isolate FL_2022 chromosome 5, APGP_CSIRO_Lrig_0.1, whole genome shotgun sequence:
- the LOC124652583 gene encoding uncharacterized MFS-type transporter YbcL-like isoform X2, which produces MAASGRTLVLVNLASIMERADEALLPAVYKEVGAALHATPMGLGALTLYRSFVQAACYPLAAYAAVRYNRAHVIAVGAFLWAAATFLVAVSGTFAQVQRFSLKTFFFEQVAVARGLNGVGLALVTPAIQSLVADFTDDNNRGSAFGWLQLTGNIGSVIGGLFSIMLASTTIFGIAGWRIAFHIVALISVVVGALVYLFAVDPHFCNAEGGGQLLRKSAWAEMKDLVTEAKAVVKIPSFQIIVAQGVTGSFPWSALTFTPMWLELLGFTHNKTGLLTAVFAIASSLGGLFGGKMGDYLSVRFPNAGRIVLSQISSASAIPLAALLLLGLPDDSSTGVLHGLVMFIMGLSISWNAAATNNPIFAEIVPQRSRASIYALDRSFESVLASFAPPVVGFLAQHAYGYTPVSHGAGVSSVARDRSNASALGKALYTAIAIPMLLCCFIYSLLYGTYPRDKERARMDTLISSELQLINLERSHGVAEYNARRKHATVIDIEYGEEELDDDEQALMHHQVEQSGSLR; this is translated from the exons atggcggcgtcggGCCGGACGCTGGTGCTGGTGAACCTGGCGTCCATCATGGAGCGCGCGGAcgaggcgctgctgccggcggtgtacaaggaggtgggcgccgcgctgcacgccacgCCCATGGGCCTCGGCGCGCTCACGCTGTACCGCTCCTTCGTGCAGGCCGCGTGCTACCCGCTCGCCGCCTACGCCGCCGTGcgctacaaccgcgcccacgtcaTCGCCGTCGGGGCCTTCCTCTgggccgccgccaccttcctcgtCGCCGTCTCCGGCACATTCGCCCAGGTCC AACGATTTTCCTTGAAAACATTCTTCTTTGAGCAGGTAGCAGTAGCTAGGGGATTGAATGGTGTTGGCCTAGCACTTGTCACTCCAGCCATCCAATCTCTAGTGGCAGACTTCACTGATGATAATAACCGGGGCTCTGCGTTTGGATGGCTTCAACTCACAGGCAACATAGGTTCAGTGATTGGAGGTTTGTTCTCGATCATGCTAGCATCGACCACAATCTTCGGTATCGCTGGTTGGCGTATCGCATTTCACATTGTTGCTCTCATCAGTGTGGTGGTAGGGGCATTGGTCTATCTTTTTGCTGTGGATCCTCATTTTTGCAACGCTGAGGGTGGCGGCCAGCTCTTGCGCAAGTCGGCATGGGCAGAGATGAAGGATTTAGTCACTGAAGCCAAAGCGGTCGTCAAAATACCATCGTTTCAGATCATTGTGGCTCAGGGCGTTACCGGGTCATTCCCATGGTCAGCGTTGACGTTTACCCCAATGTGGTTGGAACTGTTGGGCTTTACGCACAACAAAACTGGACTTCTCACAGCAGTATTTGCAATTGCAAGCTCACTTGGAGGGCTCTTTGGTGGAAAGATGGGGGATTATCTATCTGTTCGCTTCCCAAATGCTGGCCGGATAGTGCTGTCTCAGATAAGCTCGGCTTCGGCAATCCCACTTGCAGCTCTGTTGCTGCTTGGACTACCTGATGACTCCAGTACTGGTGTCTTGCATGGGCTTGTTATGTTTATCATGGGGCTAAGCATCTCCTGGAATGCCGCTGCTACTAACAA CCCCATATTTGCGGAGATCGTTCCTCAGAGATCAAGGGCAAGTATTTATGCACTGGACCGTTCCTTCGAGTCTGTCCTAGCCTCGTTTGCTCCACCAGTCGTCGGCTTTTTAGCTCAGCATGCTTACGGCTACACCCCTGTTTCACATGGAGCTGGAGTGAGCAGTGTGGCAAGGGACCGGTCCAATGCTTCTGCCCTAGGAAAAGCTCTTTACACGGCGATCGCCATCCCGatgttgctctgctgcttcatctaCTCCCTGTTGTACGGGACATACCCCCGCGACAAGGAGAGAGCGAGAATGGACACTCTTATCTCATCGGAGCTGCAGCTGATCAATTTGGAAAGGTCTCATGGAGTAGCAGAGTACAACGCTAGAAGGAAGCATGCCACTGTGATCGATATCGAGTATGGTGAggaagagcttgatgatgatgagcaAGCGTTGATGCATCACCAAGTTGAACAGAGTGGTAGTCTCAGGTGA
- the LOC124652583 gene encoding uncharacterized MFS-type transporter YbcL-like isoform X1 has translation MAASGRTLVLVNLASIMERADEALLPAVYKEVGAALHATPMGLGALTLYRSFVQAACYPLAAYAAVRYNRAHVIAVGAFLWAAATFLVAVSGTFAQVAVARGLNGVGLALVTPAIQSLVADFTDDNNRGSAFGWLQLTGNIGSVIGGLFSIMLASTTIFGIAGWRIAFHIVALISVVVGALVYLFAVDPHFCNAEGGGQLLRKSAWAEMKDLVTEAKAVVKIPSFQIIVAQGVTGSFPWSALTFTPMWLELLGFTHNKTGLLTAVFAIASSLGGLFGGKMGDYLSVRFPNAGRIVLSQISSASAIPLAALLLLGLPDDSSTGVLHGLVMFIMGLSISWNAAATNNPIFAEIVPQRSRASIYALDRSFESVLASFAPPVVGFLAQHAYGYTPVSHGAGVSSVARDRSNASALGKALYTAIAIPMLLCCFIYSLLYGTYPRDKERARMDTLISSELQLINLERSHGVAEYNARRKHATVIDIEYGEEELDDDEQALMHHQVEQSGSLR, from the exons atggcggcgtcggGCCGGACGCTGGTGCTGGTGAACCTGGCGTCCATCATGGAGCGCGCGGAcgaggcgctgctgccggcggtgtacaaggaggtgggcgccgcgctgcacgccacgCCCATGGGCCTCGGCGCGCTCACGCTGTACCGCTCCTTCGTGCAGGCCGCGTGCTACCCGCTCGCCGCCTACGCCGCCGTGcgctacaaccgcgcccacgtcaTCGCCGTCGGGGCCTTCCTCTgggccgccgccaccttcctcgtCGCCGTCTCCGGCACATTCGCCCAG GTAGCAGTAGCTAGGGGATTGAATGGTGTTGGCCTAGCACTTGTCACTCCAGCCATCCAATCTCTAGTGGCAGACTTCACTGATGATAATAACCGGGGCTCTGCGTTTGGATGGCTTCAACTCACAGGCAACATAGGTTCAGTGATTGGAGGTTTGTTCTCGATCATGCTAGCATCGACCACAATCTTCGGTATCGCTGGTTGGCGTATCGCATTTCACATTGTTGCTCTCATCAGTGTGGTGGTAGGGGCATTGGTCTATCTTTTTGCTGTGGATCCTCATTTTTGCAACGCTGAGGGTGGCGGCCAGCTCTTGCGCAAGTCGGCATGGGCAGAGATGAAGGATTTAGTCACTGAAGCCAAAGCGGTCGTCAAAATACCATCGTTTCAGATCATTGTGGCTCAGGGCGTTACCGGGTCATTCCCATGGTCAGCGTTGACGTTTACCCCAATGTGGTTGGAACTGTTGGGCTTTACGCACAACAAAACTGGACTTCTCACAGCAGTATTTGCAATTGCAAGCTCACTTGGAGGGCTCTTTGGTGGAAAGATGGGGGATTATCTATCTGTTCGCTTCCCAAATGCTGGCCGGATAGTGCTGTCTCAGATAAGCTCGGCTTCGGCAATCCCACTTGCAGCTCTGTTGCTGCTTGGACTACCTGATGACTCCAGTACTGGTGTCTTGCATGGGCTTGTTATGTTTATCATGGGGCTAAGCATCTCCTGGAATGCCGCTGCTACTAACAA CCCCATATTTGCGGAGATCGTTCCTCAGAGATCAAGGGCAAGTATTTATGCACTGGACCGTTCCTTCGAGTCTGTCCTAGCCTCGTTTGCTCCACCAGTCGTCGGCTTTTTAGCTCAGCATGCTTACGGCTACACCCCTGTTTCACATGGAGCTGGAGTGAGCAGTGTGGCAAGGGACCGGTCCAATGCTTCTGCCCTAGGAAAAGCTCTTTACACGGCGATCGCCATCCCGatgttgctctgctgcttcatctaCTCCCTGTTGTACGGGACATACCCCCGCGACAAGGAGAGAGCGAGAATGGACACTCTTATCTCATCGGAGCTGCAGCTGATCAATTTGGAAAGGTCTCATGGAGTAGCAGAGTACAACGCTAGAAGGAAGCATGCCACTGTGATCGATATCGAGTATGGTGAggaagagcttgatgatgatgagcaAGCGTTGATGCATCACCAAGTTGAACAGAGTGGTAGTCTCAGGTGA